In Leptodesmis sichuanensis A121, the following are encoded in one genomic region:
- a CDS encoding DUF5340 domain-containing protein, giving the protein MEPIPLPSHIHYELLLQLLERQTMHAVNSKSGVQEQVQQLIITLRKALAQQKHLEETCERLQLPVDYRWSLNKLEENNPTSKDFLSLSQEQIGSQ; this is encoded by the coding sequence ATGGAACCCATCCCCCTTCCCTCTCATATTCATTACGAGTTGCTCCTGCAACTTCTGGAACGGCAGACGATGCATGCCGTCAATAGTAAATCTGGTGTTCAGGAGCAGGTGCAGCAATTGATTATTACGCTGCGGAAAGCCCTGGCTCAACAAAAGCACCTGGAAGAAACCTGTGAGCGGCTACAACTGCCTGTGGATTATCGATGGTCGCTGAACAAGCTGGAAGAGAACAATCCAACTTCTAAAGATTTTTTGAGTTT